Part of the Juglans regia cultivar Chandler chromosome 14, Walnut 2.0, whole genome shotgun sequence genome, aCTTCTTCCCGAGCTTTAGCCGATTCTTTCTTTAGTTCTTCTACTTGTGCCCTGTCTTCACCCATGCCTCTGGCTAACTCATCACAAACTTGCTCCAAAATCTCCTTTgctctcttctccctctcaaGCTCCTTCATTGACTTTGACAGGGATGCCTTTGTATCTGCAAGTTCTTTACCAAGCTTCTTGTTCAATCTCTCTGTTTGTCTTCTTAGCTTCTTCTCAACCTCAAGTTCTTCTGCTAGGCATGCTACGGCATCACGAATCCTTTCTCGTTCTTTGATTTTCCAAGCTGCCTTTTCTCCCGCAAAATGTTTCATGAGGTACTCAATCTCTTTGCTGTTAGACCTTTGCTCCCGGATCAATTGGTCCACCTGGCTGCGAGCGCGATCAAGCTCAATGCGCAGGGCTGAGACAACTGATCTACCTGATGAATGCTGCTCTTGAAGGCCCCAAACATGATTCAGAACTTTTAGAAGCTCCTTGGATGTTGTTAGGCCATTACTGACCTCCTTCAAACGGGTCTTGATTTCAGTCAAACCTCTGCGATGAATCTTGCCCAAGGAATGACTTTCAATCTGCATTTGTGAAGCATATCCTTCTTACTACCAAAACTTATCAAGAGTCGATATACGTCATTCTCTAACAAACACAGCTAATGGACTTGAATGCAAGCTCAAACATATAATGTTTCTCTCCAATGAAATATGCGTATGCACATAAATAATTACAAACGTAGGCACAAACTTAGAATGGACATGTCAAATactagagagaaaaaaacaaacagaaaattaaaggCAGAAGACTTGATGATGAGTTTTCAAGAGCCTTCTGTGGAACTTTCAAGACGTGATTTCCGTTATTTCAAAAGCTTTAAAAATCGAAACGGTGGTGTTTAACATTTTTTGGATCACTTTTTTCTCACGTCTTCAGAAACAAGTGAAAATGACAGAAAACTAGCTAATGGACCACTCACTGTGAGGAAAAAGTTGTGTGTATGGCCGACTTTGGAAAATGACTCCAAACACGATATCTATGTCActatcatattatatttttctcttcttttttttttctgaaaagctTTTTCATGTGACTCCCCGCATGCGATAAATGAACAGCATTGGCCTACCTCCACCAAACCAGCACTGCTAATGGAGTCCAGCGCTCCCAAACAATACTCAGTCAACTGCGGCTTGTGAGAAATGGCTGATATTCTTCTCTGGTGACTGCCACCACCTCCAGATCGCTCCATTCTCTGCATaatatacaaaaaacaaaaaaaaatagacaaatacAAGTCACTTCGACGTTATAATCACTGAAtatacaactttcccaactaaAAAAACACTAATGCTGTGTACATGATCCGATTCAATGGTAGAGAAAGGACTATTTTGAGTGTTGGAAATCCCAATGCCAATGCCAATGCCTGAATCTAAAACCCAAGTCCAAAAGTAATAGAAAACCCACCTCTGAAATGGGACTACGACATGGATCTGACAAATGGCGGGACAATTTAGGCTCTTTCTGTCGGCttgaaagttctttcttttgatcCTTCAGTGCCTCTGAGCCTTTCTTCACGGGCAGCGAAGGGACCTCGTTGATTTCCCATAATGTCGCAGCCAGTTTCCGCGCAGACACCGACAGTAGGTCCTTCCCTCTACTACCGAGAACGCCACCTTTAGAAGTCGGACGCTTGGGAAATTCATCGTTCTCCATCGCCAAAGAAGGCGATCTAACGCTTGTCTTCCACGTCGGGACCTGAGTGCTCGAACCGCCCCGCTTTCCGACCAGAATTGCACGCTTGAACCGGTACTTACGGACCaacgaagaagacgaagaagatgaACAGCCTCTCTTTCTGATCTTGCTCACACTCCCTGTCCTTGCTTCCAAGTTGTTGTGGTTTTGCCAAGACATTGTATGTTAAAGGTtcataaaacccaaaaaaaagatAGTACACCAGAGTTGTCGCTAAGAATCTTGAAGACCCAATTCTGGGATTTTCAAGCCTTTCAAGATTTGGGTTGGTGCTAAAGTCTTCATGAGGGGCACAAGAAGCTGatcctcttttttattttatttatggcaAGTATTGGGGGACTGTTGTCCTAGAGTTTAGCAAAGAAAAGTGGGTGTCAAAGATTCTGGTTGTGGGAGCATTTGACAGTCTTTAAAGATCTAAGGGGACCTAGAAAGTGCGTGGGAGAGAGACCTGTCAAAAAAGATGGAGAATTTGGAATGGAGGTTTTGATTGAAGGAAATCAAAGGGACTTCGATTACCCTCCCCCCCACCTTTGGCTGCCCTTTGCTTTGTTTCAGAAATCttgagagggaaagagagatgaAAAGCAGAGttaataagagagagagagagagagagagagagagagagagaggggttggaAATGCTAGCCTACATATGTTCGATGTTGTCGGGTTGGgtttggttgtgtttggttaaaaagaaagataagagGACGTGGCCGACACGTGAGCCTAAGTGCATTCAATCAgggacgtgcatgtgcatgtgaatcGAATGGAATGGACGGTCAGAATCTTGACTAGGTTCTTGGTAcagttcatttt contains:
- the LOC108998960 gene encoding uncharacterized protein At5g41620-like, which encodes MSWQNHNNLEARTGSVSKIRKRGCSSSSSSSLVRKYRFKRAILVGKRGGSSTQVPTWKTSVRSPSLAMENDEFPKRPTSKGGVLGSRGKDLLSVSARKLAATLWEINEVPSLPVKKGSEALKDQKKELSSRQKEPKLSRHLSDPCRSPISERMERSGGGGSHQRRISAISHKPQLTEYCLGALDSISSAGLVEIESHSLGKIHRRGLTEIKTRLKEVSNGLTTSKELLKVLNHVWGLQEQHSSGRSVVSALRIELDRARSQVDQLIREQRSNSKEIEYLMKHFAGEKAAWKIKERERIRDAVACLAEELEVEKKLRRQTERLNKKLGKELADTKASLSKSMKELEREKRAKEILEQVCDELARGMGEDRAQVEELKKESAKAREEVEKEREMLQLADVLREERVQMKLSEAKYQFEEKNAAVDKLRNELEAYLRTKLGKENGDGSPKFEKIKELEAYLKRINFGSSQNVEKEEDEGEVADGEGYCEGDDSAESDLHSIELNMDNTNKSYKWGYVRGDDAQDDSRKVSVDKESKGRRSLSEKIQWGSICLNRGTSNGTNRDLGPKIQENSNGFDQERLSEVLSRARTLDDDDENGRDVSIKGLSDRILSGPRIALVQSFDSPPRQWGEFLALQAPSNDAWESSMVLQGEDLMPKVAGTRGKFQT